A window of the Synechococcus sp. LTW-R genome harbors these coding sequences:
- the mfd gene encoding transcription-repair coupling factor — MPLSALVRQLQQVPLSGEVLQRCARDERLRLSGAGRGARALISSVLAGCAEAPLLVVVPTLEEAGRWAALLELMGWSSAQLYPTSEGSPYEPFDPTSEIIWGQLQVLSELLDAGSRCAIVATERSLQPHLPPPAALQAQCLSLRKGDEFDLEALGETLTRLGYERVTSIEQEGSWSRRGDIVDVFPVSSELPVRLEFFGEELEKLREFDPASQRSLDPLEVVRLTPSGYGPLIADALREGMPEGLDQLLSPEASEQLLEGGTPEGMRRLMGLAWSEPASLLDYLPEGTLIAIDERRHCLSHGQQWFDHAVEHHAEVCAELGFELPAVLHRSPEDALAAAEGFQGFDLAELQESDNHPNNFDLSSRPVPAYPNQFGKLAELIKGFQKEKARVWLLSAQPSRAVALLEEHDCISRFVPNPADHPAIDRLIEQNTPVALKTKGTAELEGLQLPAWKLALITDREFFGQHSLAASGYVRRRRKAASRTVDPNKMRPGDFVVHRNHGIGKFLKLEKLAIGSEARDYLVVQYADGLLRVAADQLGSLGRYRATSDSPPDLNRMGGTAWNKAKERARKAVRKVALDLVKLYAERHKAPGFAFPVDGPWQNELEDSFPYEPTPDQVKAIADVKRDMEQPQPMDRLVCGDVGFGKTEVAIRAIFKAVTAGKQVAMLAPTTVLAQQHWRSLSERFAPYPIKVSLLNRFRTTTERKVIQEGLGEGTVDVVVGTHQLLGKGTQFKELGLLVVDEEQRFGVNQKEKIKALRKDVDVLTLSATPIPRTLYMSLSGVREMSLITTPPPLRRPIKTHLAALDEEAVRSAIRQELDRGGQIFYVVPRVEGIEQVAEGLRQMIPGLRLLVAHGQMAEGELESAMVAFNAGEADLMLCTTIVESGLDIPRVNTILIEDAHKFGLAQLYQLRGRVGRSGIQAHAWLFYPGDASLSDAARQRLRAIQEFAQLGSGYQLAMRDMEIRGVGNLLGVEQSGQMETIGFDLYMEMLQESLAEIQGQDIPAVDDTQIDLQLTAFIPGDWISDNDEKMAAYRAAADCTSPDGLIQLAADWVDRYGAIPAPVISLLQLMELKLLAKRCGFSRIKPEKPNIALETPMEEPAFRLLRQGLPQHLHGRLVYQASSGSTAKVLARGLGVLPMEKQVEELMNWLKQMVEQIPGADGLTDAQRAEQLKAKNEAVLAV; from the coding sequence ATGCCCCTCTCCGCCCTGGTGCGCCAACTGCAGCAGGTGCCCCTCAGTGGAGAGGTGCTGCAGCGGTGCGCCCGGGACGAGCGGCTGCGGCTCTCCGGGGCAGGACGCGGAGCCCGCGCCTTGATCAGCAGTGTCCTGGCGGGCTGCGCCGAAGCCCCGCTGCTGGTCGTGGTGCCCACCCTGGAGGAGGCCGGCCGCTGGGCAGCGCTACTGGAACTGATGGGCTGGAGCAGCGCCCAGCTTTATCCCACGAGCGAGGGCAGCCCCTACGAGCCCTTTGATCCCACCAGTGAGATCATCTGGGGACAACTCCAGGTCCTCAGCGAACTTCTGGATGCCGGCAGCCGCTGCGCGATCGTCGCCACCGAACGCTCCCTGCAACCGCACCTGCCGCCGCCGGCGGCCCTGCAGGCCCAGTGCCTCAGCCTGCGCAAGGGGGATGAATTTGACCTCGAGGCCCTCGGCGAAACCCTGACCCGTCTGGGTTACGAGCGGGTCACGAGCATCGAACAGGAGGGCAGCTGGAGCCGTCGCGGCGACATCGTCGACGTCTTCCCGGTCAGCTCCGAACTTCCCGTCCGTCTGGAATTCTTCGGCGAGGAACTTGAGAAGCTGCGGGAATTCGACCCCGCGAGCCAGCGTTCCCTCGATCCGCTCGAGGTGGTGCGTCTCACCCCGAGCGGCTACGGCCCCCTGATCGCGGATGCCCTGCGCGAGGGCATGCCGGAGGGCCTTGACCAACTGCTCAGCCCCGAAGCCAGCGAGCAACTGCTGGAAGGGGGCACCCCGGAGGGGATGCGGCGGCTGATGGGCCTGGCCTGGAGTGAGCCGGCTTCGCTGCTCGACTACCTGCCCGAAGGAACCCTGATTGCCATCGATGAGCGGCGCCATTGCCTCTCCCACGGCCAGCAGTGGTTTGATCACGCGGTCGAGCACCACGCCGAGGTCTGCGCTGAGCTCGGTTTCGAGCTGCCGGCCGTCCTGCACCGCAGCCCCGAAGACGCCCTGGCGGCGGCCGAGGGCTTCCAAGGCTTTGACCTGGCCGAGCTGCAGGAAAGCGACAACCACCCCAACAACTTCGATCTCTCCAGCCGGCCAGTGCCGGCCTACCCCAACCAATTCGGCAAGCTCGCCGAGCTGATCAAAGGCTTCCAGAAGGAGAAGGCCCGGGTCTGGCTGCTCTCCGCCCAGCCCAGCCGCGCTGTGGCCCTGCTGGAGGAGCACGACTGCATCAGCCGCTTTGTCCCCAACCCGGCCGATCACCCGGCCATCGATCGGCTGATCGAACAGAACACCCCCGTCGCGCTCAAGACGAAGGGCACCGCCGAACTCGAGGGCCTGCAATTGCCGGCCTGGAAGTTGGCGTTGATCACCGACCGGGAATTCTTCGGTCAGCACTCCCTGGCCGCCAGCGGCTACGTGCGGCGCCGGCGCAAGGCCGCGAGCCGAACGGTCGATCCCAACAAGATGCGCCCAGGGGATTTCGTGGTGCACCGCAACCACGGCATCGGCAAGTTCCTGAAGCTCGAGAAGCTTGCGATTGGCAGCGAGGCCCGCGATTACCTCGTCGTCCAGTACGCCGATGGCCTCCTGCGGGTCGCCGCCGACCAGCTGGGCAGCCTCGGCCGCTACCGCGCCACCAGCGATAGCCCGCCGGACCTCAACCGCATGGGTGGCACCGCCTGGAACAAGGCCAAAGAACGCGCCCGCAAGGCCGTGCGCAAGGTCGCCCTCGACCTGGTCAAGCTCTACGCCGAACGGCACAAGGCCCCCGGCTTCGCCTTCCCCGTGGATGGCCCCTGGCAGAACGAACTCGAGGATTCCTTCCCGTACGAGCCCACACCGGATCAGGTCAAGGCGATTGCCGATGTCAAGCGGGACATGGAGCAACCCCAGCCGATGGACCGCCTCGTGTGCGGTGATGTCGGCTTCGGCAAAACCGAGGTGGCGATCCGGGCGATCTTCAAGGCCGTGACCGCCGGCAAGCAGGTGGCGATGCTCGCCCCGACAACCGTTCTGGCGCAGCAGCACTGGCGTTCACTCTCCGAGCGCTTTGCCCCCTATCCGATCAAGGTCAGCCTGCTCAACCGCTTCCGCACCACCACTGAGCGCAAGGTGATCCAAGAGGGGCTCGGTGAAGGCACCGTGGACGTCGTCGTCGGCACCCACCAATTGCTCGGCAAGGGCACCCAGTTCAAGGAGCTTGGGTTGCTCGTCGTTGACGAGGAGCAGCGCTTTGGCGTCAACCAGAAGGAAAAGATCAAGGCCCTGCGCAAGGACGTCGACGTCCTGACCCTCTCCGCAACCCCGATCCCGCGGACGCTCTACATGAGCCTCTCGGGGGTCCGCGAGATGAGCCTGATCACGACGCCACCGCCGTTGCGTCGGCCGATCAAAACCCACCTAGCCGCCCTCGACGAAGAGGCCGTGCGCAGTGCGATCCGTCAGGAGCTCGATCGCGGCGGTCAGATCTTTTACGTCGTCCCCCGGGTGGAGGGCATCGAACAGGTCGCCGAAGGGCTGCGCCAGATGATCCCCGGCCTACGGCTCCTGGTCGCCCACGGTCAGATGGCGGAAGGCGAACTGGAGAGCGCCATGGTGGCCTTCAACGCCGGCGAGGCGGACCTGATGCTCTGCACCACGATCGTGGAGAGCGGCCTGGACATCCCTCGGGTGAACACGATCCTGATTGAGGACGCCCATAAGTTCGGCCTCGCCCAGCTGTATCAGCTGCGCGGTCGCGTCGGCCGCAGCGGCATCCAGGCTCACGCCTGGCTCTTCTATCCAGGGGACGCCTCCTTGAGCGATGCGGCCCGGCAACGCCTGCGGGCCATTCAGGAGTTCGCCCAGCTGGGCAGCGGCTACCAGCTGGCCATGCGCGACATGGAGATTCGCGGCGTCGGCAACCTGCTGGGGGTCGAGCAGAGCGGCCAGATGGAGACGATCGGTTTTGACCTCTATATGGAGATGCTCCAGGAATCCCTCGCGGAAATACAGGGCCAGGACATCCCCGCGGTAGATGACACCCAGATCGATCTGCAGCTCACCGCCTTCATCCCCGGCGACTGGATCAGCGACAACGACGAGAAGATGGCGGCCTACCGGGCCGCGGCCGACTGCACGAGCCCCGATGGCCTCATCCAGCTGGCGGCCGACTGGGTGGATCGCTACGGCGCCATCCCCGCACCGGTCATCTCCCTGCTGCAGCTCATGGAGCTGAAACTGCTGGCGAAGCGCTGCGGCTTCTCCCGAATCAAACCGGAGAAGCCCAACATCGCCCTCGAGACGCCTATGGAGGAGCCGGCCTTCCGCCTGTTGCGCCAGGGCCTCCCCCAACACCTGCACGGCAGGCTCGTCTATCAGGCCAGTTCCGGCAGCACCGCCAAGGTGCTGGCCCGGGGCCTGGGGGTCCTGCCGATGGAGAAGCAGGTCGAGGAACTGATGAACTGGCTCAAGCAAATGGTCGAGCAGATCCCCGGGGCCGATGGGCTGACCGACGCCCAACGGGCCGAGCAGCTCAAGGCCAAAAACGAAGCCGTGCTGGCGGTTTAG
- a CDS encoding uracil-DNA glycosylase family protein, with protein MTATSLEQDLAALEESCDACRLCKLGSSRSQVVVSRGNPKARLMVIGEGPGAQEDEQGQPFVGRSGQLLDRMLESVGIDSNRDAYVCNIVKCRPPENRKPTALEMASCKPWLDRQIALVDPAVILLAGATAVEGLLGIKGGMTKIRGQWRQWEGRWLMPVFHPSYLLRNPSKERGAPKWLTWQDLQDVQRRLAQLDAPL; from the coding sequence ATGACGGCCACCTCCCTTGAACAGGATCTGGCGGCCTTGGAGGAGAGTTGCGATGCCTGCCGCCTCTGCAAGTTGGGCAGCAGCCGCAGCCAAGTCGTCGTGAGCCGCGGCAACCCGAAGGCTCGACTGATGGTGATCGGCGAGGGGCCCGGTGCCCAAGAGGACGAGCAGGGACAGCCCTTCGTGGGGCGCTCGGGGCAGCTGCTGGATCGGATGCTCGAGAGCGTCGGCATCGACAGCAACCGCGATGCCTATGTCTGCAACATCGTGAAGTGCCGTCCGCCGGAGAACCGCAAGCCCACGGCCCTGGAGATGGCGTCCTGCAAGCCCTGGTTGGATCGCCAGATCGCCCTGGTGGATCCGGCGGTGATCCTTTTGGCTGGGGCAACGGCCGTGGAGGGGTTGCTCGGAATCAAGGGTGGGATGACCAAGATCCGCGGCCAGTGGCGCCAGTGGGAGGGCCGCTGGCTGATGCCGGTCTTTCATCCCTCCTATCTCTTGCGCAACCCCTCCAAGGAGCGGGGGGCACCCAAGTGGCTCACCTGGCAGGACCTGCAGGATGTGCAGCGCCGCTTGGCCCAATTGGACGCTCCGTTGTGA
- a CDS encoding S41 family peptidase: protein MTQPRGSRSRHRALIVLAGAGAVGAICLPPLLLPGSASLVSDSPKEVIDQTWQIVFRDYLDTNGKYTTDKWKDLRRQVLSKSYGSTKESYEAIRGMLATLDDPYTRFLDPREFKEMQIDTSGELSGVGIQLSLDKDTKELTVVSPIEGSPASRAGVMPKDVITAIDGKSTKGMTTEDAVKLIRGKPGSTVTLQLRRNGKLLDTPLVRARIELHAVDTQVNTSADGTKIGYIRLKQFNANAAKDMAEALKDLEKQQVQGYVLDLRSNPGGLLVASIAIARQWLNEGVIVSTKTRDGIQDTKRAVGRALTGLPLVVLVNEGSASASEILSGALQDNHRAVLVGETTFGKGLVQSVRGLIDGSGMTVTIAKYLTPSGRDIHKHGIDPDVRAKLSAREIQSLRLEDLGTQKDSQYRVAESTLLKQVKADGSLTKSRPYNPASANVPAALAAPVQ, encoded by the coding sequence ATGACTCAGCCCCGCGGCAGCCGCTCCCGTCATCGCGCCTTGATTGTTCTCGCCGGCGCCGGAGCGGTTGGGGCCATCTGTCTGCCGCCGCTGCTGCTTCCGGGTTCGGCCTCGCTGGTGAGCGACAGCCCGAAGGAAGTTATTGATCAGACCTGGCAGATCGTCTTCCGGGACTATCTCGATACCAACGGCAAATACACCACGGACAAGTGGAAAGACCTGCGTCGCCAGGTGCTCTCCAAGAGTTACGGCAGCACTAAGGAGAGCTATGAGGCGATCCGGGGCATGTTGGCGACCCTGGACGATCCCTACACGCGTTTCCTCGATCCGCGTGAGTTCAAGGAGATGCAGATCGACACCTCGGGGGAACTCTCCGGGGTCGGTATTCAGCTGAGCCTCGATAAGGACACCAAAGAGCTCACCGTCGTCAGTCCCATCGAAGGGTCTCCCGCATCCCGTGCTGGGGTGATGCCGAAGGACGTCATCACGGCGATCGATGGCAAGAGCACCAAGGGGATGACCACCGAGGATGCCGTCAAGCTGATCCGAGGGAAGCCCGGCAGCACGGTAACCCTGCAGCTGCGCCGCAACGGCAAGCTGCTCGATACCCCTCTGGTGCGGGCTCGGATTGAGCTGCATGCGGTCGATACTCAGGTCAACACCAGTGCCGATGGCACCAAGATCGGCTACATCCGCCTGAAGCAGTTCAACGCCAATGCCGCCAAGGACATGGCGGAGGCGTTGAAGGATCTCGAGAAGCAGCAGGTCCAGGGCTACGTGCTCGACCTGCGCAGTAACCCTGGCGGTTTGCTGGTGGCCAGCATCGCGATTGCGCGTCAATGGCTCAACGAGGGCGTCATTGTCTCGACGAAGACACGCGATGGCATCCAGGACACCAAGCGGGCGGTGGGTCGCGCCCTGACCGGGCTTCCCCTCGTGGTGCTGGTCAATGAGGGTTCAGCCAGCGCCAGCGAAATTCTCTCCGGCGCCCTGCAGGACAACCACCGCGCGGTCCTTGTCGGCGAGACCACCTTCGGCAAGGGCCTCGTCCAATCGGTGCGCGGCCTGATCGATGGATCGGGGATGACGGTCACGATCGCCAAGTACCTCACCCCCAGCGGCCGGGATATCCACAAGCACGGCATTGATCCCGATGTGCGCGCCAAGCTCAGCGCCCGCGAGATCCAAAGCCTGCGCTTGGAGGACCTGGGCACCCAGAAGGACAGCCAGTACCGCGTGGCGGAGTCCACCCTGCTCAAGCAGGTGAAGGCCGACGGCAGCCTGACCAAGTCACGTCCCTACAACCCCGCCAGTGCCAACGTCCCCGCCGCCTTAGCGGCACCGGTTCAGTAG
- a CDS encoding pyridoxal phosphate-dependent aminotransferase, producing MPRPLKLSARAQALQPSLTLAITARAKALKADGRDICSLGAGEPDFDTPAFIRQAAAQALESGLTRYGPAAGEPALREAIAQKLTQENQVPTSADQVLVTNGGKQALYNLFQVLLEPGDELLLPAPYWLSYPEMARLAGASVRLIPSSAGEGFRLDPERLEAAITPASKLLVLNSPGNPTGTVLSRSDLEAIAEVLRRHPQVAVVCDEIYEFLLAPGHSHHSFAAVAPDLAHRVFTVNGFAKGWAMTGWRIGWLAGNSPALKAASALQSQSTSNVCTFAQYGALAAVTGSRECVQTMAAQFSHRRQLLSDGLQAINGVQLLPPQGAFYAFPNISSSGLDSMVFCERLLEEQGLAVVPGGAFGDNDCIRLSCAASDATIEDGLARLRRFIESLS from the coding sequence ATGCCGCGCCCGTTGAAACTCTCCGCCCGGGCCCAAGCGCTGCAGCCCTCGTTGACGCTGGCGATCACAGCCCGCGCCAAGGCCCTAAAGGCCGACGGGCGGGACATCTGCAGCCTGGGCGCCGGCGAACCGGATTTCGATACCCCGGCATTCATCCGCCAAGCCGCGGCCCAGGCCCTTGAGAGCGGTCTGACCCGCTACGGCCCCGCCGCCGGCGAACCGGCCCTGCGGGAGGCCATCGCCCAAAAACTGACCCAGGAGAACCAGGTCCCCACGAGCGCCGACCAGGTCCTGGTGACCAATGGGGGCAAGCAGGCTCTCTACAACCTCTTTCAGGTGTTGCTCGAGCCCGGCGATGAGCTGCTGCTCCCCGCTCCTTACTGGTTGAGCTACCCGGAGATGGCGCGGCTGGCTGGGGCCTCGGTTCGCCTGATCCCGAGCTCCGCCGGCGAAGGCTTCCGGCTGGATCCCGAGCGACTGGAAGCGGCGATCACGCCGGCTAGCAAGTTGCTAGTCCTCAACAGCCCCGGCAACCCCACCGGCACGGTGCTCAGCCGCAGCGACCTCGAAGCGATCGCCGAGGTGCTCCGCCGCCATCCCCAGGTGGCCGTGGTCTGCGACGAGATCTACGAATTCCTGCTGGCTCCAGGCCACAGCCACCACAGCTTCGCGGCCGTTGCCCCCGACCTGGCCCATCGAGTCTTCACAGTGAATGGCTTCGCCAAGGGCTGGGCGATGACGGGCTGGCGGATCGGCTGGTTGGCCGGCAACAGCCCTGCACTCAAGGCCGCGAGTGCCCTGCAGAGCCAGAGCACCAGCAATGTCTGCACCTTCGCCCAATACGGGGCCCTGGCGGCGGTGACCGGCTCCCGCGAGTGCGTGCAGACCATGGCTGCCCAATTCAGCCATCGGCGTCAGCTGCTCAGCGATGGCCTCCAGGCCATCAACGGCGTCCAACTCTTGCCGCCCCAGGGGGCCTTCTACGCCTTCCCCAACATCAGCAGCAGCGGCCTGGACTCGATGGTCTTCTGCGAACGCCTGCTCGAAGAGCAGGGTTTGGCGGTGGTGCCCGGTGGCGCCTTCGGCGACAACGACTGCATTCGCCTGTCCTGCGCCGCCTCCGACGCCACGATCGAGGACGGCCTGGCCCGGCTGCGGCGCTTCATCGAAAGCCTCTCGTAG
- a CDS encoding VOC family protein, with protein sequence MSAAPSPTVGLVLAADDPAALARFYGHVCGAAAAPGLSASHWRVPLPGSLWLEVYAPSRSRPLPRQRGRLAVALQLIGGETGLGAAIIRAQEHGAQLLEPARQESFGWEAWLNDPEGNALLLIAREARE encoded by the coding sequence ATGTCAGCTGCACCATCTCCGACGGTTGGCCTCGTGTTGGCGGCCGATGACCCCGCGGCCTTGGCCCGCTTCTACGGCCACGTCTGTGGCGCCGCCGCGGCGCCGGGATTGAGCGCGTCCCATTGGAGGGTGCCCTTGCCGGGATCCCTCTGGCTCGAGGTCTATGCCCCCAGTCGCTCTCGGCCCCTGCCCCGGCAGCGGGGGCGTCTGGCCGTGGCCCTCCAGCTCATTGGCGGTGAGACGGGACTGGGGGCCGCGATCATCAGGGCCCAGGAGCACGGGGCTCAGCTGCTGGAGCCTGCGCGCCAGGAGTCCTTTGGTTGGGAGGCCTGGCTGAACGATCCCGAAGGCAATGCGCTGCTGCTGATTGCTAGAGAGGCGCGCGAGTGA
- a CDS encoding DUF475 domain-containing protein: MEAESIPSLSPLIQAADQWGELLVLLPLLVALEAVLSADNAIALAAISRRLHDPKLQGQALNLGLGLALVFRLVLIAAAQWVLDFWPLQLLAAGYLLWLCVTNLRQADAEDDEPADDSSAEAAQTGLSGVVVTLALTDLAFSLDSVAAAVAVSDNLLLVMTGGVLGVVALRLTSGLFIRWLEVYTRLEAAGYLAVGLVGIRLLLRLAAPQVVPPEWALLGIVALLFAWGFSNRVSDAEAEG; the protein is encoded by the coding sequence ATGGAAGCGGAGTCAATTCCATCCCTTTCACCCCTGATCCAGGCGGCGGATCAATGGGGTGAGCTGTTGGTGCTGCTCCCGCTCCTGGTGGCCCTGGAGGCGGTCCTCTCCGCCGACAATGCGATCGCCTTGGCGGCGATCTCTCGCCGGCTGCATGATCCGAAGCTCCAAGGGCAGGCCCTGAATTTGGGCTTGGGTTTGGCTCTGGTCTTCCGCCTGGTCTTGATCGCGGCGGCCCAGTGGGTGTTGGACTTTTGGCCGCTCCAGCTGCTCGCGGCGGGCTACCTGCTGTGGCTCTGCGTCACCAATTTGCGTCAGGCGGACGCGGAGGACGACGAGCCAGCCGATGACTCCAGCGCTGAGGCGGCCCAGACGGGCCTGTCCGGCGTGGTGGTCACCCTGGCGCTCACCGATCTGGCCTTTTCCCTCGACAGCGTCGCGGCGGCGGTGGCCGTCAGCGACAACCTGCTGTTGGTGATGACCGGCGGGGTTCTTGGCGTGGTGGCTCTGCGGCTCACCTCCGGGCTCTTTATCCGCTGGCTTGAGGTCTACACCCGTCTGGAAGCGGCGGGGTATTTGGCGGTCGGCTTGGTGGGGATCCGCCTGCTGTTGCGTCTGGCGGCCCCGCAGGTTGTTCCGCCGGAATGGGCGCTCTTGGGCATCGTGGCGCTGCTCTTCGCCTGGGGTTTCTCCAACCGCGTGAGCGACGCGGAGGCCGAGGGCTAG
- the ispG gene encoding (E)-4-hydroxy-3-methylbut-2-enyl-diphosphate synthase, which yields MTASLTATPEAGQLSSRYDTVIRRRQTRSVRVGDLWIGSEHPVVVQSMINEDTLDIEGATAGIRRLHEAGCEIVRVTVPSLAHAKAMGEIRKRLEDTYQPVPLVADVHHNGMKIALEVANHVDKVRINPGLFVFDKPDPNRTEFTPEEIAQIGERITETFEPLVSLLKDQDKALRIGVNHGSLAERMLFTYGDTPLGMVESALEFIRICDRLDFHNIVVSMKASRAPVMLAAYRMMADRMDAEGFNYPLHLGVTEAGDGDYGRIKSTAGIATLLADGLGDTIRVSLTEAPEKEIPVCYSILQSLGLRKTMVEYVSCPSCGRTLFNLEDVLNKVRNATAHLTGLDIAVMGCIVNGPGEMADADYGYVGKTPGVISLYRGRDEIRRVPEAEGVEALIALIKEDGRWVDP from the coding sequence ATGACTGCCTCCTTAACCGCAACGCCCGAGGCGGGGCAGCTGTCCTCCCGTTACGACACGGTCATTCGCCGTCGCCAGACCCGCAGTGTTCGCGTCGGCGACCTCTGGATCGGCAGCGAGCACCCCGTTGTGGTGCAGTCGATGATCAATGAGGACACCCTCGACATCGAGGGGGCCACCGCGGGGATCCGCCGCCTGCATGAAGCGGGTTGCGAAATCGTGCGCGTCACGGTGCCGTCCCTGGCCCACGCCAAGGCGATGGGCGAGATCCGCAAACGCCTGGAAGACACCTACCAGCCCGTGCCGCTGGTGGCGGATGTCCACCACAACGGGATGAAGATCGCCCTGGAAGTGGCGAACCATGTCGACAAGGTCCGGATCAACCCGGGTCTTTTCGTCTTCGACAAGCCTGATCCGAACCGCACCGAATTCACCCCCGAGGAGATCGCTCAGATCGGTGAGCGCATCACCGAGACCTTCGAACCGCTGGTCAGCCTGCTGAAGGACCAGGACAAGGCGCTGCGCATTGGCGTGAACCATGGCTCCTTGGCGGAGCGGATGCTGTTCACCTATGGCGACACCCCCCTCGGGATGGTGGAGAGCGCCCTGGAATTCATCCGGATCTGTGATCGCCTCGACTTCCACAACATCGTGGTGTCGATGAAGGCCTCACGGGCTCCCGTGATGCTGGCCGCCTACCGGATGATGGCGGACCGCATGGACGCCGAAGGGTTCAACTACCCCCTGCACCTGGGTGTAACGGAGGCCGGGGATGGGGACTACGGCCGCATCAAGAGCACCGCGGGCATTGCGACCCTCTTGGCCGATGGTCTTGGCGACACGATTCGGGTGTCCCTGACCGAGGCACCGGAGAAGGAAATCCCTGTCTGTTACTCGATCCTTCAGTCCCTGGGTCTGCGCAAGACCATGGTCGAGTACGTCAGCTGCCCCAGCTGTGGGCGCACCCTGTTCAACCTGGAGGACGTCCTCAACAAGGTGCGCAACGCCACCGCCCACCTCACCGGTCTGGACATCGCCGTGATGGGCTGCATCGTCAATGGCCCCGGCGAGATGGCCGATGCGGACTATGGCTACGTCGGTAAAACCCCCGGCGTGATTTCTCTCTACCGCGGCCGCGACGAGATCCGTCGTGTTCCCGAGGCCGAAGGCGTGGAGGCCTTGATTGCCTTGATCAAGGAAGACGGCCGTTGGGTGGACCCCTGA
- a CDS encoding DUF6464 family protein, with translation MRVELRQAGSNQLIDRLELEEVPHPGRWLELPDRSYLVMQRHHRYQLRGGRYELSSIALQVKAQRRPADARWWEGRWVIGDPSCSFNARSPLLRCAVLPAGPCERCAHHSARSDVP, from the coding sequence ATGCGCGTCGAATTGCGGCAGGCCGGCAGCAACCAACTGATTGATCGGCTCGAGCTGGAGGAGGTGCCCCACCCCGGCCGTTGGTTGGAACTCCCCGATCGGAGCTACCTGGTGATGCAGCGCCACCACCGCTATCAATTACGCGGCGGGCGCTACGAGCTGAGCTCGATCGCCCTGCAGGTCAAAGCGCAACGCCGTCCTGCGGATGCTCGCTGGTGGGAGGGCCGTTGGGTGATTGGTGATCCCAGTTGCAGCTTCAATGCCCGCTCGCCGCTGCTGCGCTGCGCGGTGCTGCCCGCTGGCCCCTGTGAGCGCTGTGCCCACCACAGTGCCCGCAGCGACGTGCCGTGA
- a CDS encoding putative selenate ABC transporter substrate-binding protein, producing the protein MTIRFNGRERWAAAAVGVSLALLPVAAPLPLSSAVTPAAVAQTSKPVLRIGAIPDQKPEKLNRLYGLVANELSKQLGVDVKYVPVTNYAAAVSAFRTGNLDLVWFGGLTGVQARLQKPGSQVIAQRDIDAKFQSVFIANSKSQLKPISSINGLKELKGKRVTFGSQSSTSGRLMPQYFLAQAGVKPSQFAGGAPGFSGSHDATVALVQSGAYDAGALNKQVWEANLASGKANKAKVYAIWTTPGYPDYHLIAQSDLNQRFGAGFTGNLRQAILSWRTSNPEQKAILELFGAQRFIGAKASDYAKIEQVGRQIGKIR; encoded by the coding sequence ATGACCATCCGTTTCAACGGCCGAGAACGTTGGGCCGCCGCGGCCGTGGGCGTCTCGCTTGCGCTGTTGCCGGTGGCCGCCCCTCTGCCCTTGAGCAGTGCCGTCACCCCCGCAGCCGTCGCACAGACGAGCAAACCCGTGCTGCGGATCGGTGCCATTCCCGATCAGAAGCCCGAGAAGCTGAACCGGCTCTACGGATTGGTCGCCAATGAACTCAGCAAGCAGCTGGGTGTGGACGTCAAATATGTCCCCGTCACGAACTACGCCGCGGCGGTCAGTGCCTTCCGCACCGGCAATTTGGATCTGGTCTGGTTTGGCGGCCTGACCGGCGTCCAGGCCAGGTTGCAGAAACCCGGCTCCCAGGTGATCGCCCAACGCGACATCGACGCGAAATTCCAATCGGTCTTCATCGCGAACAGCAAGAGCCAGCTGAAACCGATCAGCAGCATCAATGGCCTGAAGGAGCTCAAGGGCAAGCGCGTCACCTTCGGTTCCCAGAGCTCCACCTCAGGACGCCTGATGCCCCAGTACTTCCTGGCGCAGGCCGGGGTGAAACCGAGCCAGTTCGCCGGTGGAGCGCCTGGCTTCAGCGGCAGCCATGACGCCACCGTGGCCCTGGTGCAGAGCGGCGCCTATGACGCCGGCGCCCTGAACAAACAGGTCTGGGAAGCGAACCTGGCCAGCGGCAAAGCCAACAAGGCGAAGGTCTACGCGATCTGGACCACCCCCGGCTACCCCGACTACCACTTGATCGCCCAGTCCGACCTGAACCAGCGCTTCGGCGCCGGCTTCACGGGCAACCTGCGTCAGGCGATCTTGAGCTGGCGCACTAGCAACCCTGAGCAAAAGGCGATCCTCGAGCTCTTCGGGGCCCAGCGCTTCATCGGGGCGAAGGCCAGCGATTACGCCAAGATCGAGCAGGTGGGCCGGCAGATCGGCAAGATCCGCTGA